The Natronosporangium hydrolyticum nucleotide sequence CCTGGTGGTCGCGGCCCTTTTTGTAGCGGTGTTCGCGTTGGTGGACACGCTGGACGGGGCGATGGCCCGTCTGCGGGGGTACAGCACCCGGTTCGGCGCCTTCCTGGATTCGAGTATGGACCGGGTCGCCGATGCGGCGATCTTTGGTGCGCTGGCCTACTGGTTCGCCAGCCAGCAGGAGCCCGCCACGCTGGTGGCGGTGCTGATCTGCTTCGGTGCCGCCCAGATCACCTCCTACGTGAAGGCCCGCGCCCAGAGCCTCGGCTTCGACTGTGACGTCGGGCTCGCCGAGCGGGCCGAACGGTTGGTCCTGATCGGGGTCGGTGCGCTCGCCACCGGGTTCGGCGTGGGGTGGGCGCTGCCGGCGGCGCTGTGGCTGCTCGCCGCCGCCGCGTTGTTCACGGTCGGGCAGCGGATGGTGCACGTGTACCGGCAGGAGCGACGCGCCGGGCCGGAGCCGGCCGAGGCCGAGGCGGACCCCCGGTGAGCGGTCGGCTGGTCGAGTTCGGCTACGCCGCGGGCTGGCGGCTGGTTCGCGGCATGCCCGGGTCGCTAGCTCGGGCCACCTTCCGTACCGCCGCTGACCTCGCTTATCTGCGCCGGGGGCCGGCGGTGCGCCGGCTCGACGCCAACCTTCGCCGGGTGGTCGGCCCCGAGCTGCCCGACTCCGCACTGGACCGGCTGGTGCGCCAGGGGGTGCGGTCGTACGCGCGATACTGGCTGGAGGCGTTCCGGCTGCCCGGGCAGTCGCCCGAGCAGATCCGGCGCGGCTTCCGGCTGACCAACCAGCAGCTGTTGGCGGACGCGATCGCGGCCGGCAAGGGAGTGGTGGTGGCGTTGCCCCACGCCGGCAACTGGGACGCCGCCGGCGCCTGGGTGGCCGCGCAGGGGTGGTCGCTGACCACGGTCGCGGAGCGGCTGCGGCCCGAAGGGCTCTACGAGCGCTTCGTGGCCTACCGGGAGGGCCTCGGGATGAAGATCATCCCGTTGCGAGGTGGCGAGCGGCCGCCGTTGGAGCTGCTGGAAGACCGGCTGCGGCAGGGCGACGTGGTGCCGCTGCTCGCCGACCGGGACCTGTCGACCCGCGGCATCGACGTCACCTTCTTCGGCGGCCGGACCCGGATGCCGGCCGGCCCAGCGATCCTGGCGTTACGCACCGGCGCGCCGTTGTTTACCGTCACGATGTGGTATGAGCCGGAGGCGGCCTACGGCGAGCTGCAGGGGCCGCTGTCGCCGCCGGCCACAGGCCCGCTCGACCAGCGGGTCCGGCTGCTCACTCAGCAGGTGGCGGACCAACTGGCGGCGGGCATAGCTGCGCATCCGGCAGACTGGCACATGT carries:
- the pgsA gene encoding phosphatidylinositol phosphate synthase; this encodes MAKIFSGAARVGAGRIVEPLARGLLRLGITPDAVTVFGTLGVLVGAIGFAARGHLVVAALFVAVFALVDTLDGAMARLRGYSTRFGAFLDSSMDRVADAAIFGALAYWFASQQEPATLVAVLICFGAAQITSYVKARAQSLGFDCDVGLAERAERLVLIGVGALATGFGVGWALPAALWLLAAAALFTVGQRMVHVYRQERRAGPEPAEAEADPR
- a CDS encoding phosphatidylinositol mannoside acyltransferase, translating into MSGRLVEFGYAAGWRLVRGMPGSLARATFRTAADLAYLRRGPAVRRLDANLRRVVGPELPDSALDRLVRQGVRSYARYWLEAFRLPGQSPEQIRRGFRLTNQQLLADAIAAGKGVVVALPHAGNWDAAGAWVAAQGWSLTTVAERLRPEGLYERFVAYREGLGMKIIPLRGGERPPLELLEDRLRQGDVVPLLADRDLSTRGIDVTFFGGRTRMPAGPAILALRTGAPLFTVTMWYEPEAAYGELQGPLSPPATGPLDQRVRLLTQQVADQLAAGIAAHPADWHMLQRVWLDRPQQQVRSPDGSPAQRS